The genomic region GGTAAACGTTTAACGGTGGCAGTATTAGTTGATTTTAATTGACTGCTCGAGCAGACTTACGACTTTTGCAGGACtcacatattcaaaattactttttcacTTCGACGACGAACATTACGATTTTGATTTACTTACAGAGGGCAAGTTTGCAAGAATTTCCTCGCGAACAGATACGTCTTTGTCCAACCTCCCTACACGCAGGAAGACGTTGAAAGCAAGTTATTTAACGCATTCGCCGTAATATCCAGATCAAAGTACGACTCCCAGAAATACGTTTTCCATTTGACTCTTGAATATTTCTTTAGAGATATATCGAATAGCTGCAGTAAATTCGCCCAGCCGAGCATATGTTTCTCTGCGTTTCCCCTGTGTTTGGATCACAGAGTGGTGAATCAATTTCAGCAGACCCACATTGAGGATTTCAAGCTGGCCATCAATGAAACCAAGAAAAAGTTccaaaatataagaaaaaggTTGACGAATAGCCTGCGGCGCGTGTGTAGAGACGAGTGTATTTTATTGGAAACTGAGCTGTGCAGTAAAGAGTATTCCATCGCTAAAAGACATCCAGTAATAGGTTCGTCGTATATGCTAAATTAAATCGGCATTTTCTATTGTATTTTCTGTTTTAGGGCAGATTATGGAATTGGAAGTGTGCGAGAGCCTTCCAGTGGAAATGGACCCCAGTTCCAGACATTGTTTGTCTTTGGGAGTAGGGGATTTTAAGGGAAATAAAGACGAGCAGTGTTATTGGGATACCGGGAAGTTGTACCGGGGCGTGCATAATACCACCCAATCGGGGGAAATGTGCATCAAATGGTCCCATCAATTCCATTTATTACCCTCCGATTATCCGGAGCTGGCGGGGCATAATTATTGCAGAAATCCCGGGGAAAGTGAGCCAGAGCCCTTCTGCTATGTGGAACACAATAGGAAGGAGATATGCGGTATTTCCAAGTGCCGTGAGtgtatttaattattagtatttaaatctaaaattgaatCGTCGTATTTCAGTTCTAGTATTCGGCACATACGTTGTAGGGATCTTGGCATTTATTGGTTTAATGGTGGTGACAGTTTTCATGTATTTTTACTGCAGGAGGAAGTCAAAAGTTACCCGAAATCTTCAGAATGTAAGTGCAGGTTGAAAAGCTAATTTGTgccctttgtttaacagtgAAAAAGCGAAGGCGGAATGTTGACTAGAGAACTTTAGGAGGGatgaattatttcatttttgtccTGTAGTAAGGTCGTACTTTATTTTTCacatgaaaaatatacataccAACGTTGGACAGTATCGATTGAAAGATAATAGgcatttatttcgaaaatctattttttaatttaattttaatgtgcgaggaattcacaatttttaattagagaCGCCAGGATGCAACATGCTATAACCCTGTGAAATGCAATATGCATAAATATTAAACAgtgtttatggaaaaaaaacagtaattgtaattaaaaatttacgaaaaatctTGCACCTGCGAGTTTCAGCTTTTCTTCATTACACTTGCCAACAATTAGCATATCGGCTTGTAATGGTGAGAAATTCAAACACACATTGTTGATTGAAGTATAAATGTGATTTGcttcaaaaatgcatttttctgctttttgtTAACACGGAACAAAGGTACGCCTTCACCATTGTGTCATTACCACTACTTGTCGAATTACTATACTTGCACGCCAAAGTTCCGGAGAAATATGTCCTTTTCTGATACGTTTCTCGCTCAGAAGGACTTGCCCCAAGTCAACAAAAACATCTATGGAAATCCAGGACCTTCCAGCCCTATAGAAATGAACAGCCTTCTGCCTCCTGTCAACAATATACCAACTACCAACCATCGGAGCCACAACCACAACAAAGTCGGCTATCAAAGCCTTCCACAATACACTTACAAAGAAGTACGGTTCATAAAAGAGTTGGGAGAAGGTGCATTTGGTAAGTTTTTCAACCTACTCAAGGAATTTTGGGTGTGAATAAATGATACTATGACCCATTTTAGGGAAGGTGTATCAAGGCGAACTTAAAACTAAATCAGGCAAAGTCTTCGTAGCAGTTAAATCGCTGAAGGAAAATGCATCTGCCAAAACCCAGGCGGATTTCCAGCGGGAAATCGAGCTCATTTCCGAATTGAAACACCCTAATATTATATGTCTACTAGGCGTGGTCACGAAACAAGAGCCCATGTGTATGTTGTTTGAGTACATGTCGGAAGTAAGCTGACATATTTAAAGCTTGATTGTTTAATGATTATGTTTATGTATATCTCAGGGAGATTTACACGAATTCCTTATAGGAAATTCTCCAGAGAATGGAAAATGCTTAACGCATGATCAGTTTCTCGATATCGCTATTCAAATTGCTCAAGGTATGAATCAAGATTTTTCTGTGGACAATTTTTGAGGTTAATTGTAGGTATGGAATATCTCTCCGAAAACCACTACGTTCATAGAGATCTAGCAGCTAGAAATTGCCTGGTTTCCAAAGATTTGGAAGTGAAAATCAGCGACTTCGGGCTTAGCAGAGACATGTATTCCTGCGACTATTACCGGTTGTAATACGGTGAAATGTGTTctgttgtttattattaaatgttttcagGGTGCAGTCCAAGTCATTACTCCCAGTGCGCTGGATGCCGCCAGAGTCGATTCTCTACGGTAAATTCACCACCGAGTCCGATGTTTGGAGCTATGGGGTGGTTTTATGGGAGATCTATAGTTATGGTTTGCAGGTTAGCTTAACTGAAAAGTAATTTCAGAGTTTTGTGAATGCGGTTTTAGCCCTATTACGGCTATAACAACCAAGAAGTGATCAATATGATCCGCTCAAGGAAACTCCTTCCGTGTCCAGACGCCTGCCCTAGTTACTGCTACGCGCTGATGGTGGAATGCTGGGCCGAGCAGGCTAATCGCAGGCCGACTTTCAAGGAAATCAGTGATAGACTGAAGGTGTGGAAACAGAGCGGAAGCACTAATGGTGAGTGATAGAATCTCTCAATTTTAACGTATTATAACTCTCTTTATATCTctaatttttctcattttgttaTTCATTTCCTGCTTCATTTTGTGACGTAAGGTGTGTGTGTTTGTATGTATCAAACAGTGCATATAGGCAATATTGCCAGATTGTTGCAGTCtgatgcttaaaaaaaattggggtaGATTATTTTGAAGCCCCCAAGCTGAAAAAGCAACGTTGTTGTAGGTGCCTATTTCAAGTCAGTGCCTTCATCGTGTCAACCAACTCCTCAGCGCCATTGTATGGCCGGCTCAAAGTCCAGTCACACCTCAGATTCGCAAACTTTATGCCCAGCCATGGAAAATCAGGTATTAACatcagatttttaatttttaagctcgCGTCAAGAAAGAATCATTATCTAGATTTCTTCACTGACTTGGGAAAGTGACCGACATAATATATCAAAACCATCCTCTAGTCGATTGCACGACAGCCAAAGCAGCCTCACTTCAGGAAGATCTTCTAGGTAAAGAACTAACGTTTCTGCATCTAACTAAAAACGAATGCATATTTTGACCGTTCCAAGTTAGAGTTTATTTGATGCGTATTTAGCTTAGGCAATGCCACGCAGAGCACAAATATTAGCGGGGATGGTAGGAGAGAACGAAGACACAAAGGAAGCAGAAACCTGGACTCCTTAGATAGGATGAATCCGAAGAGTACGGTGGTGAGTAGTAGCACAAGTGGCGACAATTTCGAGACTAGAATTAGGGAGTGATTAATAGAGagttttagttaattttcTATGCGCATCAAAAAAGGGTTTTTGGACCACTTAAATAGGTGGTGATGGTACCTACTGACATTGAGTTACATTTAATTCACATTATGGTTCTTTTGATATTACTTAAAGTGTGTTTTGCGTTTTCTGCAGCAGCCAGATTCTGGTGAGTGAGTTTATGTATATTACTTTTCTTTAAGTAAacacaaaaatgtaaatacataaacttttaataaaaaattggttaataattattagtgcAACTTCGGCCAAATTTTTGATGTTATGTAGTTTTAAATGGTAAATATCATTATAAAAGCAGCTGAaacctttttctttttccgtAAACAATTATCATTGTTAAATACTTTATGGTTAtcttatgtatttttatttctacatTTACCGTTTTATTCTCTACAGGTATTGTTGTTATGTATATTGAAGTAACCAAATTATCAGCTTAATCGACGTTTCTaacagattttatttttatgtacatGTATAcctatttttatgattaatgAGTGTGTCTGTGTGTGTGTTTATATACCTTCAATTATTcaagttttcttttatataaacacgaggtgttttatttccaaaacctATATTATCGAAGAGTTTCAGGTCGGTATAATATGGGATCAAAAGAAAAGTGGAgggttttataaaaaaaaaacaattcaatccatctatttctttttatgtgcTATCAACACCTGATTTCTAGCTGAAATTTTACTGTTAAAAGCCGATATAAGATTGCAGTAAAAGCCGCCTTCTGATAAATATAGCAACCGATCATATAGAATTACAGATTCTACTAAAGGGGCCAAAAAGAGCCTCACTGAATAAAACTTGACAATATCCCTCCAAGTTCTCTCTATTATACCTTCGTAATACTCCAGCTCCTCAGTTGTAAATACCAAATCGTACTTCTGAAGAGCCTTCTCGCAATAGTCCTTAAACCTCAACCCTTCAGTGTACTTCACATTACCAACTGCACAATGCCTTAATGTTTTGTCTGTTTTATCAATGAGGCTTTCAAGTGCAGCTCTATAAGCATGTACTTTCAAATTTGTACAATTTCCCATTCCAAGGTTCAGGGTAAAACGTTCAATTGCATGACAGGCAACCTCACAAGTTAGGTAATCCAATTTATACTTCTGCTTCTTGTAAAATGTACTCAGAGGAAAACCGCATATTCCTGAAGGTTCTAATGATAATTTCATATAACAGCAACTGACTATGTTAATAAAAACCACCATGGAAGAGTTTTTGAAAAGCTTTAAGAGTGTGGAGCCTAGGTTTCCACAAGGATGGAGCCCTGTAATCCCCACTTTAAAGTCTTTATTATTCTCAATATTAAAGGCTTGTGttattaacttttcaaattctctaCTAGACAAAGTTTCATCTATTCGTTTGTTTGTGTGCACAGGTTTTTGCTTATTAAAAtgtggaatatttttatttgcgaGAATTTGTTCAAACTTGTTGTCAAGTTCTTGCGCAGCCCTTATCAGTTTTTCGTTAGCCTCAAAGGTACAAATATTGAAGCCATACTTGTAAGCCAACATTCGGCTTAAATGTCCTAAACCTGATCCAACATCAACAATATTAAAGCACTTTGACTTGAGCCCCATATCATAGCAGACtcttgacattatttcaatctCGTGTTTCTTTTTCATCTTTACATTCTTCCATATGTATTTGTTGAATAACTCAGTCTCAGGCGGTACTGCGGTGGATGTAATTGGTACTTGAGCTCTTGTAACTGAAAAGTTTTGAACTATTTTCTGGAGGCACATGATTGTTAATGGAACTAAGGCGGACATAGAAGGTTGGTGGTAAGACAACAGAACTCCAAGTTGTTCAAATGTAAGGGATGCTAAGAAGGTTTTCCAGCTTTCTGAGAGTTTCTTGCTCCAGTGATTTTCGATATAGAAATCTGACACGTAAGAATCCAGCAGATCTTTGTAAATTTGTATTGTTCTGTGACACGTTGTTGCAGCTTTTACTACGTTATGAGACATGGCTAAAGGGCGGAACGTGGTTAGtgtgataaataataaaaattaactataTATTAATGAATTATGAAGGCTAAAATTCATTCCGTTACTTTAagattactttaaatttaaaaaaagtgcatGAAAAAAAGCATAAGAAATGTAAACAACTGTCAAAAATAGTAGAAGACAATAGCTAATCGACGGTCGTAAGTAAAATATGCATTTACGTCATTGTGAATGCGCAACCCAAAccttatttcattaaatttttgataaaagatTTATAAATCTGTTGAAAAAACAACCAccaaataatatcaaaaataaattactcaagTCTTAATAAGATAATTGGGCATACTTAATGACAATTATTATAACCAATAGACGACGTCATTATGTATATAGTTACGAATATGTGTTCAATGTAGAAAGTTACTTGATTTAATGGTGAATGCAACATTTaccaaatataatataaaacatttctttctAAGAGTTCAATGTCAaagttttttacatatttccaaaattactgtaaaaccaaaatatttatgatcgcatttttttttaataaacgctttaaaaatgtttattcacaaatttgattttccatAAACCagataccattttttttttactgcagAATTGTCATGTACGCCAGTCGTTTTTCTAAAGTTTTAAGATAACACTTTgctaaaaattgaacatttcgAATCAGGAACGCAGAAATGCAAGGAGGTATATTTAGCTCCTAATCATTCTTGAACCATTGTGCACCATATCTAGCAATTTTACTTCAAATTATCAGGCCATATTATTTACTTCAATTACTACCAGGAGAAAATATGCCTCCTTGCATTTCTGCGTTCCTAACACAAAAggttaaattttcagtaaaatactcatgaaaatatttgccCCAAAAATCAGAGTTGGACcgaatcttgttgaaattgaagcactgaattttcattaaattttttcacaaaactgtCACGTAAGCCACCAGTTAGGTTATAATAGAACTCAAAGTATTTTCTCtaataatttcacactttcGATTTACAAATTATAAGCCGGCCGAGGAAATGTGATTGAACTAACTATAACTGAAAATTGACCAAATTAAAACGACGGTGTGGTGatgtatatttattagttacacataaaaaatgcgaaaattttactttaagcCTATTTAAAACGGCAAAAGAGCCAAATGTGAATGCTTGCAAAGGCTATTTTAGGTCTATGACCTAGGATAGGCATTACCTCAACTTGTGTTTTAGGTCTTagaccaataataaaatatcactTTAAACAGTAGAAGTAATTCAATAACATTGTAACAAAATTGAGTAATATGTTGGTCCTCAAAGGTAAAAGGCATCTCAAGCTTGCAGTTTATAGATCCTGGTAGAAGTAACATCTCCAACGTTCATAACCTAAGAAAAATTTACGTCAGATATCTtctgaaattattgaaaatttctgaaaatattcacCATTTTGACTTCATCGTCACTAAAGGTTCTATCGATGGTGGTAACTTTGCCATCACTTCGCTTTTGAACCTCCTTCAGGGTGtttccttcaatatttatggTGGAAGTTGCTTTGGCACCATCAGGAGTTTCATGCTCAAATTCCACGCCAGGCTTGAACTTAATAATTACGTTCTTGAATGTTGAGATTGATGAAAGAACATATTCATCCCCTTCTTTGGCCAGATCCACTACTGGTGATACAGTGTTGCCTAATTTTCTGGTTACAAGGCCTACACCTGAGAAGACAAAACTTTATATAAGATGATGTGAAAAAGAACAGAATTACAGGGTTACGGGTAAACCTTAGCTTTAGAAGCAACAAACTTATAAAGTATGTTTAATGTATCAAAGAAAATAAGattatgttaatttaattaaactattaaataccttttatataataaataaaaactggtTTATAAATGTGGTTGCAAAGCTATTTTAATGTAGTTTCAATAAATCATAATGCATAATTTATGTGTCTTATTTCATGTTACATactatttttatgttaaatttactCAAGTTATGAGTTGACATAGAActgacaaaataattttgaactttGATACATCATATACATTTGGAGAGCAAAGTGTAAAGGTGTACATTCATATTAATTCATAGGTTAATTAGATCATTACATCCATGCATAAATCTGCATAAAGACTTGGTGCTTGTCTACCACAGGCACAtattaagatttatttaatttctcaataaaGAATGTATTATATGGGCCTGTAACAGTTaaagaatgtttttgttaGCCTGGAAATCATATCTTTGCATCTAATCATAAAGTAATCTATATTTAGATCCATTTAGGGCTTAATTGCTATCAATGAGCCTTAAAAAGAAAGTTTGTTATATATAAATAAGGTTACAACAAGACTTATCTTGAATGCTAGATGTTatattaattctaattattGCTGTTGTAAGCTTAACAAACCTATGGGTGCATTCAGAGGTTTCTTTCAAGCTGTTAATTTAAGTACAATTTCACCTTATCGGTGTAGCATGTTTTACTGTTTTAAGTCAGTATTTGAGTAAATCCAAATGATGGACTATAGAgcttacattttttaaatgcctcATATAATtctcttgaaaatttaataaaatctaaaatgctTGTAAATTTCCGAGCTGAAGTACGAGATTCCCCACATGAAAGAGTGACAAGGACTCCTGAAGTGAAATTGCAGGACTTTGACTTTCTTGCTTTACTATTAGTGCTCAGATGAAAACCTCTATAAATATGCTCTAGTGCTTCATACCAAACCAAAGCAGGCATTGCTATATATACTTTACACTTTTACTATATCATCTTATCTTCTAAACTTAGCTACGGTGAGGCCAACAGGCCAAAGTACATTGTAAATTCGACTCTGAACCCTATCTCCACCAAACAACTGAAAGATTTTACCTAAAGCCTTCATGTATTCCTCGAACTTGTCGCTGGTCGCCAACTTGTATTTCTTGCCGAGTATCGTCTCCAACAccatattttaacaatttgagCTAATTACCggctttattttaattaattgatgtTCTATACCGAACGTTTATGCAGTGAATGCCACGAAATTTGGAACGTTTTAGTATCCGGCGATTGATAAATATGATAAACTGAGCTGCAGGGTCAAAGTCTTCAACCTACAGTAACCAAACACTTAGCGACTTGTTTTGctggttaaatttaaaatttatgcgaAACCAAAAACTGTCAGCAGTATTTTATTCCAAGTGACATTTGCggaatataattaataaataaacaagaaTATGAGTTATCTTGTGTTAAATGAATTGAATAGATAAAGAAGGCTGGCGATTACACGACCTGCGCTTTTTTATAGGtgaatgaaatttgatttttcaccAACATTGACATCAATAAAAGACTCTTTCTCATGAAGGCCACACTACATTACGTCGACGTCAtcaagattactcaaaaattaaaagaaaattaattgctgGTTTCATCAAAGTTATAGTTTTATACTTTAGTCATAAAACTCGTAAAACACTTTATCGTAattgtttaaagaaaatgatgtaatgtaaaaaaaatatataggtaaTTTATTAGATGGCTATAATAAGATAGATTAGCGGAAAAGCGACATTTCAATTATAAATTGACCAATAAACGGCTTACGAGCCATAGTCCATCTATAGAATTACGAATATACTAAGACCTAATTCTTTTATGACCGCTTATGTATATAATTCTTATAAGTCTAAcgcatttttattagaaaacgaATTACATAAGAAGACATATTTATGATATTTGCATTAGCGTATGAAGATAAAGACGATAGAATCACTAACTGTTATTAGCCTGTAGGTTAATTAgtatttatggaaaaaaaattctagatgCAATAAATACGTATTGAGTGCAGCAAAGCTCCTGCCCATTGCCATTTGGGTCTGTCTAATATTGCCATACATGTAGATGCTCGAATACACCAAAAATCTACTTACCCAGTGCCTTCATATATtcgtcgaagttatcgctGGTTTCCAGCTTGTATTTTTTGCCAAGATGTGCGTCcaccattttcaataactgtAAATAAGCGAAAATGGCGTTTATAGAACGTTTTAAATGggcttaaagaaaatatattatcatCTATTCCGGAAAAAATATCATCGTTAATCGAAAACCATTGAGTTTTAATCAATTATTAGGCATGGTCAGTAAGTACTCGAAATaaatcaactacaaatttGTCACCGAAGGCTCGATGCTTAAATTGGAGGTATATGGTGGGATGCGTACGATTAAGTTGTGTTTTCTCGAATACTGACCAACTTGATATTGCTTTTGGTCATTCTCATAGAAGAACAATAATTGagaaaacgttttaattaattatatatatcaCTTCTGATACCTGGTGGATGAGAAGTGATGAGAGAAAACTTTACTTTTCCAGAACTGAATTTACTGAACCAAAACACTATTAAAGTTAtcagaataattaaattatataaagcGACGAGCAATGTCAAAAACATCGTGTACTTATAATTCTAGGCTTGTTCAAGTGGTACTGAAGGCTTCAATCCGAAGCCAGATATCTACCGAAAAATTCACGTGCTTATAACTTTAATTTCACCCTCAAAGCTGGAAATAGGAAACGTTCAATAAATGGAACAAAATTAACGcgatttgataaattttgaaaagtgttGTGGCCGCTGCGTTCCTCGATTTGAAGGCGTCGCAGTACTACCCGAAAGCAACCTAATCGTAACATTTATTCTTCTCGTGATTATTGGCTCTATATGacaatattaaataatcaCCTGGTTTAACTAAGAAACGCATTGCTGTGATTTTAATCATATGTACGTTAATGTTtggataattttttccaaaaggacCTAAGACGAATAGAGTcacaattttaaatgacaaactttgttaaaaaattactaatggGGCACCTACACATAAAGCAACGAAGTTTCGATTAACATCATTGAAATTTCGCAGATACgacaaaaactacaaaaacttTAACAGAACAATTTTGCTCAGAGTTTTTCTCAGTTAATggcaaatattttgaaaagaaaaaaacaataaaaccttTCGTAGGCTGTACAATCTCGACAAAACGAACcttatttctatttatttttaaccggAATTTAATACTTTGCTCAGTACTCACATTTCAACCAAACTAGCTTCTCAAAAAATGCACTCAAACGAGCGGGCACGCACGTCTAGGCAGGAGGTTGGACCGCAAATAAAATCCtactgaaaaacaattttcaaaccCACTTGGCTGACAGCAGACTAAAGTACTatctttgcaattttattacccGCACCACTGTGTCAGAGCGAGAGGGAGAAATGGTGACATGCAGTAGATAAAGATGAAAGagctaaaaaattcaattgatgATGAGTAGTTTAATTGATTGTGACTCAGAGTCTTCGGAGGTATACCATATAGAGCGATCAACACACTGTCTTTAGAAAATGTTTGGTTTTTGAGttattgaattattgaataaatttataataaatacaacTGTACTAAATAA from Euwallacea fornicatus isolate EFF26 chromosome 29, ASM4011564v1, whole genome shotgun sequence harbors:
- the LOC136347629 gene encoding tyrosine-protein kinase transmembrane receptor Ror-like isoform X2, which gives rise to MNKVLCLLAVTLLFSSLVNATPADDEDYEEDNEEDYENEHSTENITSNGTLTFVQSLLNVTKDPEKTAKFVCLVHNSDPNNTKVNFAWKINEMPVGGGGNRIKIRNFKEKDNNWRSVLTIKKLEFFDKGFIQCIARNGMDRIRSQCALQVNPESHRWGSTAANALNFGGLDSDSAGDVTTFLPNPVQKSGNQDQNNLMSTVSQKAKTFSAPITFDLDSSGKVTDNSESSEPAVVYNGSEPFCQIYKGQVCKNFLANRYVFVQPPYTQEDVESKLFNAFAVISRSKDISNSCSKFAQPSICFSAFPLCLDHRVVNQFQQTHIEDFKLAINETKKKFQNIRKRLTNSLRRVCRDECILLETELCSKEYSIAKRHPVIGQIMELEVCESLPVEMDPSSRHCLSLGVGDFKGNKDEQCYWDTGKLYRGVHNTTQSGEMCIKWSHQFHLLPSDYPELAGHNYCRNPGESEPEPFCYVEHNRKEICGISKCLLVFGTYVVGILAFIGLMVVTVFMYFYCRRKSKVTRNLQNDLPQVNKNIYGNPGPSSPIEMNSLLPPVNNIPTTNHRSHNHNKVGYQSLPQYTYKEVRFIKELGEGAFGKVYQGELKTKSGKVFVAVKSLKENASAKTQADFQREIELISELKHPNIICLLGVVTKQEPMCMLFEYMSEGDLHEFLIGNSPENGKCLTHDQFLDIAIQIAQGMEYLSENHYVHRDLAARNCLVSKDLEVKISDFGLSRDMYSCDYYRVQSKSLLPVRWMPPESILYGKFTTESDVWSYGVVLWEIYSYGLQPYYGYNNQEVINMIRSRKLLPCPDACPSYCYALMVECWAEQANRRPTFKEISDRLKVWKQSGSTNGAYFKSVPSSCQPTPQRHCMAGSKSSHTSDSQTLCPAMENQISSLTWESDRHNISKPSSSRLHDSQSSLTSGRSSSLGNATQSTNISGDGRRERRHKGSRNLDSLDRMNPKSTVVSSSTSGDNFETRIRE
- the LOC136347629 gene encoding tyrosine-protein kinase transmembrane receptor Ror-like isoform X3 → MNKVLCLLAVTLLFSSLVNATPADDEDYEEDNEEDYENEHSTENITSNGTLTFVQSLLNVTKDPEKTAKFVCLVHNSDPNNTKVNFAWKINEMPVGGGGNRIKIRNFKEKDNNWRSVLTIKKLEFFDKGFIQCIARNGMDRIRSQCALQVNPESHRWGSTAANALNFGGLDSDSAGDVTTFLPNPVQKSGNQDQNNLMSTVSQKAKTFSAPITFDLDSSGKVTDNSESSEPAVVYNGSEPFCQIYKGQVCKNFLANRYVFVQPPYTQEDVESKLFNAFAVISRSKDISNSCSKFAQPSICFSAFPLCLDHRVVNQFQQTHIEDFKLAINETKKKFQNIRKRLTNSLRRVCRDECILLETELCSKEYSIAKRHPVIGQIMELEVCESLPVEMDPSSRHCLSLGVGDFKGNKDEQCYWDTGKLYRGVHNTTQSGEMCIKWSHQFHLLPSDYPELAGHNYCRNPGESEPEPFCYVEHNRKEICGISKCLLVFGTYVVGILAFIGLMVVTVFMYFYCRRKSKVTRNLQNKDLPQVNKNIYGNPGPSSPIEMNSLLPPVNNIPTTNHRSHNHNKVGYQSLPQYTYKEVRFIKELGEGAFGKVYQGELKTKSGKVFVAVKSLKENASAKTQADFQREIELISELKHPNIICLLGVVTKQEPMCMLFEYMSEGDLHEFLIGNSPENGKCLTHDQFLDIAIQIAQGMEYLSENHYVHRDLAARNCLVSKDLEVKISDFGLSRDMYSCDYYRVQSKSLLPVRWMPPESILYGKFTTESDVWSYGVVLWEIYSYGLQPYYGYNNQEVINMIRSRKLLPCPDACPSYCYALMVECWAEQANRRPTFKEISDRLKVWKQSGSTNGAYFKSVPSSCQPTPQRHCMAGSKSSHTSDSQTLCPAMENQISSLTWESDRHNISKPSSSRLHDSQSSLTSGRSSRQCHAEHKY
- the LOC136347629 gene encoding tyrosine-protein kinase transmembrane receptor Ror-like isoform X4, with amino-acid sequence MNKVLCLLAVTLLFSSLVNATPADDEDYEEDNEEDYENEHSTENITSNGTLTFVQSLLNVTKDPEKTAKFVCLVHNSDPNNTKVNFAWKINEMPVGGGGNRIKIRNFKEKDNNWRSVLTIKKLEFFDKGFIQCIARNGMDRIRSQCALQVNPESHRWGSTAANALNFGGLDSDSAGDVTTFLPNPVQKSGNQDQNNLMSTVSQKAKTFSAPITFDLDSSGKVTDNSESSEPAVVYNGSEPFCQIYKGQVCKNFLANRYVFVQPPYTQEDVESKLFNAFAVISRSKDISNSCSKFAQPSICFSAFPLCLDHRVVNQFQQTHIEDFKLAINETKKKFQNIRKRLTNSLRRVCRDECILLETELCSKEYSIAKRHPVIGQIMELEVCESLPVEMDPSSRHCLSLGVGDFKGNKDEQCYWDTGKLYRGVHNTTQSGEMCIKWSHQFHLLPSDYPELAGHNYCRNPGESEPEPFCYVEHNRKEICGISKCLLVFGTYVVGILAFIGLMVVTVFMYFYCRRKSKVTRNLQNKDLPQVNKNIYGNPGPSSPIEMNSLLPPVNNIPTTNHRSHNHNKVGYQSLPQYTYKEVRFIKELGEGAFGKVYQGELKTKSGKVFVAVKSLKENASAKTQADFQREIELISELKHPNIICLLGVVTKQEPMCMLFEYMSEGDLHEFLIGNSPENGKCLTHDQFLDIAIQIAQGMEYLSENHYVHRDLAARNCLVSKDLEVKISDFGLSRDMYSCDYYRVQSKSLLPVRWMPPESILYGKFTTESDVWSYGVVLWEIYSYGLQPYYGYNNQEVINMIRSRKLLPCPDACPSYCYALMVECWAEQANRRPTFKEISDRLKVWKQSGSTNGAYFKSVPSSCQPTPQRHCMAGSKSSHTSDSQTLCPAMENQISSLTWESDRHNISKPSSSRLHDSQSSLTSGRSSRVYLMRI
- the LOC136347629 gene encoding tyrosine-protein kinase transmembrane receptor Ror-like isoform X1, with protein sequence MNKVLCLLAVTLLFSSLVNATPADDEDYEEDNEEDYENEHSTENITSNGTLTFVQSLLNVTKDPEKTAKFVCLVHNSDPNNTKVNFAWKINEMPVGGGGNRIKIRNFKEKDNNWRSVLTIKKLEFFDKGFIQCIARNGMDRIRSQCALQVNPESHRWGSTAANALNFGGLDSDSAGDVTTFLPNPVQKSGNQDQNNLMSTVSQKAKTFSAPITFDLDSSGKVTDNSESSEPAVVYNGSEPFCQIYKGQVCKNFLANRYVFVQPPYTQEDVESKLFNAFAVISRSKDISNSCSKFAQPSICFSAFPLCLDHRVVNQFQQTHIEDFKLAINETKKKFQNIRKRLTNSLRRVCRDECILLETELCSKEYSIAKRHPVIGQIMELEVCESLPVEMDPSSRHCLSLGVGDFKGNKDEQCYWDTGKLYRGVHNTTQSGEMCIKWSHQFHLLPSDYPELAGHNYCRNPGESEPEPFCYVEHNRKEICGISKCLLVFGTYVVGILAFIGLMVVTVFMYFYCRRKSKVTRNLQNKDLPQVNKNIYGNPGPSSPIEMNSLLPPVNNIPTTNHRSHNHNKVGYQSLPQYTYKEVRFIKELGEGAFGKVYQGELKTKSGKVFVAVKSLKENASAKTQADFQREIELISELKHPNIICLLGVVTKQEPMCMLFEYMSEGDLHEFLIGNSPENGKCLTHDQFLDIAIQIAQGMEYLSENHYVHRDLAARNCLVSKDLEVKISDFGLSRDMYSCDYYRVQSKSLLPVRWMPPESILYGKFTTESDVWSYGVVLWEIYSYGLQPYYGYNNQEVINMIRSRKLLPCPDACPSYCYALMVECWAEQANRRPTFKEISDRLKVWKQSGSTNGAYFKSVPSSCQPTPQRHCMAGSKSSHTSDSQTLCPAMENQISSLTWESDRHNISKPSSSRLHDSQSSLTSGRSSSLGNATQSTNISGDGRRERRHKGSRNLDSLDRMNPKSTVVSSSTSGDNFETRIRE